Proteins co-encoded in one Pseudobdellovibrionaceae bacterium genomic window:
- a CDS encoding threonine ammonia-lyase translates to MEVALSDIQKAREKIKNTIRRTEVVRSSLLSDEFKADIWLKLENTQHTGSFKLRGAFNKISTLTESEKARGVVASSAGNHAQGVAFSAKQAGVKCTIVMPENAPLIKVESTRAHGAQVVLHGEIYDEAFDKAKEIEREQGSIFVHPYQDPLIIAGQGTMGLELFEDIPQLATVIVPIGGGGLISGIAVALKSLNPKIRIIGVQSEQVDTMYRMFRGEKVQSSTRVPTIADGIAVKRASPIMFESFIKKYVDEIVTVNDDEIAEAIVNLLERQKTVAEGAGAAALAALLARKAHPQGPTAIVIGGGNIDLNIIEKVIERGLVRKGRLVEMSVIVDDLPGNLAKLTQILAANRANILEVHHDRVSMGLDLRQTKIDFVLETTNREHVERIRNAFRQAGARLSIVGADASHI, encoded by the coding sequence ATGGAAGTCGCGTTGAGCGATATCCAAAAGGCCCGCGAAAAGATTAAGAACACGATCCGCCGCACGGAGGTCGTGCGGTCCTCGCTCCTGTCGGACGAATTCAAAGCCGACATCTGGCTCAAGCTCGAAAATACCCAGCACACCGGAAGCTTCAAGCTCCGGGGCGCTTTCAACAAAATCTCCACGCTGACCGAAAGTGAAAAAGCCCGCGGCGTCGTCGCGAGCTCGGCGGGCAATCACGCCCAAGGCGTCGCGTTCAGCGCGAAGCAGGCCGGCGTGAAGTGCACGATCGTGATGCCCGAAAACGCGCCCCTCATCAAAGTCGAATCGACCCGCGCGCACGGCGCCCAGGTTGTTTTGCACGGTGAAATCTACGACGAAGCCTTCGACAAAGCGAAAGAGATCGAACGTGAACAAGGTTCGATCTTCGTGCACCCTTACCAGGATCCGCTCATCATCGCGGGCCAGGGCACGATGGGGCTCGAGCTGTTCGAGGACATCCCCCAGCTCGCGACCGTCATCGTACCGATCGGCGGCGGGGGCTTGATTTCAGGAATCGCCGTCGCGTTGAAATCCCTGAATCCGAAAATCCGGATCATCGGCGTGCAAAGCGAGCAGGTCGATACGATGTACCGCATGTTCCGCGGCGAGAAAGTGCAATCCTCCACGCGGGTGCCGACCATCGCCGACGGGATCGCGGTGAAACGCGCGTCGCCGATCATGTTCGAAAGCTTCATCAAGAAATACGTCGACGAGATCGTGACCGTGAACGATGACGAAATCGCCGAGGCGATCGTCAATCTGCTGGAGCGGCAAAAGACCGTGGCCGAAGGCGCGGGGGCCGCGGCCCTGGCCGCGCTTCTGGCGCGCAAAGCGCATCCCCAAGGCCCCACCGCGATCGTGATCGGCGGCGGGAACATCGACCTCAACATCATCGAAAAGGTGATCGAGCGCGGGCTCGTGCGCAAGGGCCGTTTGGTCGAGATGTCGGTGATCGTCGACGATCTGCCCGGGAACCTCGCGAAGCTGACCCAGATTTTGGCCGCGAACCGCGCCAACATTCTGGAAGTGCACCACGACCGCGTGTCGATGGGGCTCGATCTGCGCCAGACGAAAATCGATTTCGTGCTGGAAACCACGAACCGTGAACACGTCGAGCGTATCCGCAACGCTTTCCGCCAGGCCGGCGCGCGCCTTTCAATCGTCGGCGCGGACGCATCCCATATTTAG
- a CDS encoding histidinol-phosphate transaminase, translated as MKVSPEILNLVPYKTGKPIKETQREYGLSEVHKLASNENPLGISPKVKAALAGALGEMHRYPDPACYELVSLVSELWKVPREKISVGNGSNEIIDLLIRIYCAPGEAILTYDAAFVAYAVCAQAARVKNVVVPYEKDFRMDLGRMAQTLRERKATDKIRLVFLPNPNNPTGVYIPETEVHAFLREFGNDPDLLIVFDEAYTEFVRAKDYRSALTEMNEFKSVVVIRTLSKAYALAGLRVGILVAPTDVVDLYNRVRNPFNVNELAQVAAVAALQDQEFVRKTVELTWQGLDYFAKELEKLGVPAVPSQANFVLFDTRRDVKALNEALLRKGVILRPVLNYGLTTHLRMSVGTETENRAAIRALAEVLPSLPEVGPAGPQGRAN; from the coding sequence GTGAAAGTGTCACCCGAAATTCTGAATCTCGTCCCGTACAAAACCGGCAAGCCGATCAAGGAAACCCAGCGCGAGTACGGGCTGAGCGAGGTGCATAAACTCGCCTCCAACGAAAATCCCTTGGGCATTTCACCGAAGGTGAAAGCCGCTTTGGCCGGCGCGCTCGGCGAGATGCACCGCTATCCGGACCCCGCTTGCTATGAGCTTGTTTCGCTGGTGAGCGAGCTGTGGAAGGTCCCGCGCGAGAAGATCTCGGTGGGGAACGGCTCGAACGAGATCATCGATCTGCTGATCCGGATCTACTGCGCGCCGGGCGAGGCGATCCTGACCTACGATGCCGCATTCGTGGCCTACGCGGTCTGCGCGCAAGCGGCGCGCGTGAAAAACGTCGTCGTGCCCTACGAAAAAGATTTCCGCATGGATCTGGGCCGCATGGCGCAGACGCTGCGCGAGCGCAAGGCGACGGACAAAATCCGTTTGGTCTTTCTGCCGAATCCGAACAACCCGACGGGCGTTTACATCCCCGAGACCGAGGTCCACGCGTTCCTGCGCGAGTTCGGAAATGATCCGGATCTGCTCATCGTTTTCGATGAGGCCTACACCGAGTTCGTGCGCGCGAAGGACTATCGGTCCGCGCTGACCGAAATGAACGAGTTCAAAAGCGTCGTCGTGATCCGGACTTTGTCCAAAGCCTACGCATTGGCGGGTTTGCGGGTGGGTATTTTAGTGGCACCCACGGACGTCGTCGATTTGTACAACCGGGTCCGGAATCCCTTCAACGTGAACGAATTGGCGCAGGTCGCGGCTGTCGCGGCGTTGCAAGATCAGGAGTTTGTCAGAAAAACGGTGGAACTCACCTGGCAAGGTCTTGATTATTTCGCCAAGGAGCTTGAGAAACTAGGGGTTCCCGCGGTGCCGTCGCAGGCGAATTTCGTCTTGTTCGACACCCGCCGGGACGTGAAAGCTTTGAATGAGGCGCTCTTGCGAAAGGGCGTGATCCTGCGGCCCGTTTTGAACTACGGGCTCACAACGCATCTGCGGATGAGCGTCGGCACCGAGACCGAAAATCGGGCGGCCATCCGGGCCCTGGCTGAAGTGCTGCCGAGTCTTCCCGAGGTCGGCCCCGCCGGTCCTCAGGGACGGGCGAACTGA
- a CDS encoding DUF3488 domain-containing protein, with translation MKIERLIALYSGVHLFMLFPVLPDWVKVIAMGGWALGMIAIERKRPWPSALMQAFAGIGFVATFFAVRPVFGIENSACLAAWVLAFQIHHLQTARTRLTQLIVCVFALAIYLVNDASLGNMWLMLLDLVFFFAMLHTSQGARQTAFRLATLRSALKLMVLSFPVWILIFFFFPRFTLQLWGNEKGIVAKSGFADEIRPGQIGKVVQRDEVAFRFAYREAQEQRYFYFRGGVLNEIKGGLHWTRGETRAFPRDDGRNIEFGFLHEVWLEPRWSRYLFAGEFAQGVITGFSVGARDIESLGASVFQFRFTPRRLTYYQVSSTKVDIAEGISSEERAATLKLPDPVREDLQRLKEGPKLQGLPAAQAVAELDGWYRAQKFRYSQEVPTVPNESVAAFLNDVRVGFCEHYAASSAVLLRAAGIPARVVIGFLGGTYNPIAESYTMFDRDAHAWTEYYDETQRRWVRYDPTASIQPLRFSIGSEIYRLSPEELDLAASGRRATDWLSRLTERAGLVWDAWSHELERRIVFYDASWMSRLYEDMGIPQWGPWITGFVALLSAALLLTFLRGLFRVRTKLSRGEKLWREVRAYFQIPVDIAGEGRAFEVIARAAGSGAPQVRHFAARFLRYRYAERTADRPRWRELRGEWQSLKQQVSKDGTRERAVRAFVPSASPHVKSSESAT, from the coding sequence ATGAAGATCGAACGTCTGATCGCCCTCTATTCCGGCGTGCATCTGTTCATGCTCTTCCCCGTCCTGCCGGACTGGGTGAAGGTGATCGCGATGGGGGGATGGGCGCTCGGCATGATCGCGATCGAGCGTAAACGCCCCTGGCCGTCGGCGTTGATGCAGGCCTTCGCCGGTATCGGTTTCGTGGCGACGTTCTTCGCGGTACGCCCCGTGTTCGGCATCGAAAATTCGGCGTGTTTGGCGGCTTGGGTGCTGGCGTTCCAAATTCATCATTTGCAAACCGCGCGCACGCGGCTGACCCAATTGATCGTTTGCGTTTTCGCGTTGGCGATTTACCTGGTGAACGACGCGAGTCTCGGGAACATGTGGCTGATGTTGTTGGACTTGGTGTTCTTCTTCGCGATGTTGCACACGTCACAAGGGGCGCGCCAAACGGCGTTTCGTTTGGCGACGCTGCGGTCCGCGTTGAAACTCATGGTGTTGAGTTTTCCCGTCTGGATTTTGATTTTCTTTTTCTTCCCGCGTTTCACGTTGCAGCTGTGGGGGAATGAGAAAGGGATCGTCGCGAAAAGCGGTTTCGCCGACGAGATCCGCCCGGGACAGATCGGTAAGGTCGTGCAACGCGACGAGGTCGCGTTTCGTTTCGCCTACCGAGAGGCGCAAGAGCAAAGATATTTCTACTTCCGCGGTGGGGTCTTGAATGAAATCAAGGGCGGACTTCACTGGACACGCGGGGAAACCCGGGCCTTCCCCCGCGACGACGGGCGCAACATCGAGTTCGGTTTCTTGCATGAGGTTTGGCTGGAGCCACGGTGGTCCCGTTACCTTTTTGCCGGAGAGTTCGCGCAAGGTGTGATCACCGGCTTCAGCGTCGGCGCCCGCGACATCGAGTCGCTGGGAGCCTCGGTCTTTCAATTTCGTTTCACGCCGCGCCGGTTGACGTATTACCAGGTCAGCTCCACGAAGGTGGACATCGCCGAGGGGATTTCGAGTGAAGAACGCGCGGCCACGCTGAAATTGCCGGACCCGGTCCGCGAGGATTTGCAGCGATTGAAAGAAGGACCGAAGCTGCAGGGTTTACCCGCCGCCCAAGCGGTCGCGGAGTTGGACGGCTGGTACCGCGCGCAGAAGTTTCGCTATAGCCAAGAGGTTCCCACGGTACCGAACGAAAGCGTCGCCGCATTTTTGAACGACGTGCGCGTCGGTTTCTGCGAACACTACGCCGCGAGCTCGGCGGTTCTTTTGCGCGCGGCGGGAATTCCGGCGCGCGTGGTGATCGGATTTTTGGGGGGGACCTACAACCCGATCGCCGAGTCTTACACAATGTTCGATCGCGATGCGCACGCCTGGACCGAGTACTACGACGAGACTCAACGTCGCTGGGTGCGCTACGATCCCACGGCTTCGATTCAGCCACTGCGGTTTTCGATCGGCAGCGAAATCTACCGGCTGTCCCCGGAAGAACTGGATCTGGCGGCCAGTGGCCGTCGTGCCACCGATTGGCTCAGTCGCTTGACGGAAAGGGCAGGCCTGGTTTGGGATGCGTGGTCGCACGAACTCGAACGTCGCATCGTTTTCTACGACGCCAGCTGGATGAGTCGTCTTTACGAAGACATGGGCATCCCGCAATGGGGGCCGTGGATCACCGGCTTCGTCGCGCTCCTCAGTGCGGCGCTGCTGCTGACGTTTTTGCGCGGACTCTTCCGTGTCCGCACGAAGCTCTCGCGCGGCGAAAAGTTGTGGCGCGAGGTGCGCGCGTATTTCCAGATTCCCGTCGACATCGCCGGCGAGGGCCGCGCTTTCGAGGTGATCGCACGCGCGGCGGGAAGCGGGGCGCCGCAGGTTCGACATTTCGCCGCCCGGTTTTTGCGTTATCGATACGCAGAACGGACGGCGGATCGCCCCCGCTGGCGTGAGCTGCGCGGCGAGTGGCAGAGTTTGAAACAGCAAGTGTCGAAGGATGGAACGCGGGAGCGCGCCGTGCGGGCCTTCGTTCCCTCCGCATCGCCTCACGTTAAGTCTTCGGAATCGGCAACCTAA
- a CDS encoding AAA family ATPase, producing the protein MSEALWRARGTKSLAELERIFRGHPFEARLAIATLWSGGHLLIEGPPGTGKTTLAKTLAQVFGLPMKRVQMTSDLLPSDLTGGFVLRPDRSFEFRPGPLFTEVLLLDELNRATPRTQSACLQAMEERQISIEGETRPLPFPFLVIATQNPIDSKGTFPLPESQLDRFTTRLEILSLERGEEKKLLARRHAEVNAIATELAQEDRPAAREFESLFAWVEATHVSDVVLEDVLNLAEKARTVGTLSTRAVQSALTLAKAMARLADRDFVTPEDVRTILPNTWGHRWQRHSTERTTDALAKVLAATPYPRA; encoded by the coding sequence ATGAGTGAAGCCCTATGGCGCGCGCGGGGAACGAAATCCCTCGCCGAGTTGGAACGTATTTTTCGCGGTCACCCCTTCGAAGCGCGGCTCGCGATTGCGACCCTGTGGAGCGGCGGCCACCTTTTGATCGAAGGTCCGCCTGGCACCGGCAAAACGACGCTCGCGAAAACGCTCGCGCAGGTTTTCGGTTTGCCGATGAAGCGCGTGCAGATGACGTCGGACCTGCTGCCCTCGGATTTGACGGGCGGCTTCGTTTTGCGGCCGGATCGCAGCTTCGAGTTTCGTCCGGGGCCGCTGTTCACGGAAGTGCTGCTGCTGGATGAGCTGAACCGCGCGACGCCGCGAACGCAAAGCGCGTGTCTGCAGGCGATGGAAGAACGCCAGATTTCGATCGAGGGGGAAACCCGTCCGCTGCCGTTTCCTTTTTTGGTGATCGCCACGCAGAATCCGATCGACTCGAAAGGGACTTTCCCGCTGCCGGAATCGCAGCTGGATCGCTTCACCACAAGGCTCGAGATCCTGAGTCTGGAGCGAGGTGAAGAGAAAAAACTTCTGGCCCGGCGTCATGCGGAAGTGAACGCCATCGCGACCGAACTCGCGCAGGAGGATCGGCCCGCCGCTCGTGAGTTCGAATCTTTGTTCGCGTGGGTCGAGGCCACGCACGTCTCGGACGTGGTGCTGGAGGATGTGCTGAACCTCGCCGAAAAGGCGCGCACGGTCGGGACGCTGTCCACGCGGGCCGTGCAAAGCGCGTTGACCCTGGCGAAGGCCATGGCGCGCCTGGCGGATCGCGATTTCGTGACCCCCGAGGACGTCCGCACGATTTTGCCCAATACCTGGGGACACCGTTGGCAACGCCATTCTACCGAGAGGACCACCGATGCGTTGGCGAAAGTTCTGGCCGCGACGCCTTATCCGCGTGCGTGA